The proteins below come from a single Methanothrix thermoacetophila PT genomic window:
- a CDS encoding ATP-binding protein, whose translation MKLAVSGKGGVGKTTLAGTLARLFARDGYRVLAIDADPDMNLGSALGIEKNPRPITEYKELIEERAGMPMGMYRLNPKVDDVIDKCGCIGPDGVRFAVMGTLETGGSGCMCPASAFLKALLRHVISKEKDVVILDMEAGIEHLGRGTARGVDAMIVVVEPGLRSIETVERIKRLGENIGITNLLAVINKTDDPGIVKEKLEEMGIPVLGTIPFDRNLIEADLSGRAPVDVGGPAVEAIKSIKEELVRRFEGG comes from the coding sequence ATAAAGCTCGCAGTCTCGGGAAAGGGTGGTGTTGGCAAGACAACTCTCGCTGGAACGCTTGCGCGTCTGTTCGCTCGTGATGGCTACAGGGTTCTCGCGATAGACGCGGACCCTGATATGAACCTCGGATCAGCTCTTGGGATAGAAAAGAATCCGAGGCCCATCACCGAATACAAAGAGCTCATTGAGGAGAGGGCGGGAATGCCGATGGGCATGTACCGTCTGAATCCGAAAGTAGATGATGTGATAGACAAATGCGGATGCATAGGTCCTGATGGCGTGAGGTTTGCTGTCATGGGCACGCTGGAGACGGGCGGTAGCGGATGTATGTGCCCTGCGAGCGCGTTCCTGAAGGCGCTTCTCAGGCATGTCATCTCCAAGGAGAAAGATGTCGTGATACTTGACATGGAGGCGGGCATAGAGCATCTTGGCAGGGGCACGGCGAGAGGCGTTGATGCGATGATAGTGGTCGTCGAGCCCGGCCTGAGATCCATAGAGACCGTCGAGCGCATTAAAAGACTAGGCGAGAACATAGGAATAACAAACCTGCTGGCCGTGATCAACAAAACCGATGATCCCGGAATAGTGAAGGAGAAGCTCGAGGAGATGGGAATACCTGTTCTCGGAACGATACCCTTCGACAGGAATCTGATCGAGGCAGACCTCAGCGGGAGGGCGCCTGTAGATGTGGGTGGGCCTGCTGTAGAGGCCATAAAGAGCATCAAGGAAGAGCTGGTCCGGAGGTTCGAGGGCGGGTAA
- a CDS encoding adenosylcobalamin-dependent ribonucleoside-diphosphate reductase: protein MVYIVCTGGIELVERIRKRDGRIVDFDPSRISRAISKAFNALGIVDEKTPVELAGRVVDVVDERFRDEIPSVEDVQDIVEEVLIDAGYAQVAKAYILYRQRRSEIREAKHYLGVADDLKLSVNAIEVLKKRYLKRDEFGNVVETPGEMFERVASAVSAVERRYEGDADDARKKFLSMMRSLSFLPNSPTLMNAGLPLGQLSACFVVPVEDSIAGIFDALKYMALIHQSGGGTGFSFSRLRPKGDVVRSTGGIASGPVSFMRIFDAATDVIKQGGRRRGANMGILRVDHPDITEFIACKDRGGMDNFNISVAITEEFMRQCERDGSVELINPRTGEATGEMSARDLMVMMATYAWRRGDPGVVFIDRINALHPVPGIIEATNPCGEQPLLPFESCNLGSVNLSRMVERGEISWDRLEETVRLAVRFLDDVIDANRFPLKQIEDATLRTRKIGLGVMGFAEMLIQLGVSYASQDALRIAEELMAFITKTAREESCALGRERGSFPLFEESSLKKWDAMRNATVTTIAPTGTISIIAGTSSGIEPLFAVSFVRHVLEGARLIESSPLFERMASERGIMTPALRAEVARRGSIQEIPGIPDDIKELFLTALDISPEQHVRIQAAFQKHTDNAVSKTVNLPEKASVSDVIKVYRLAYELGCKGITVYRYGSREQVLYLGEPDALANGCRFCGG, encoded by the coding sequence TTGGTATATATCGTTTGCACCGGGGGGATCGAGCTGGTCGAGAGGATAAGAAAGAGGGATGGGCGAATAGTCGATTTTGACCCCTCGAGGATATCCAGGGCGATATCAAAGGCATTCAATGCGCTGGGCATCGTGGACGAGAAGACACCCGTGGAGCTCGCCGGAAGGGTCGTGGATGTAGTGGACGAGCGCTTCAGGGATGAAATACCGTCCGTGGAGGACGTCCAGGATATCGTAGAGGAGGTTTTGATAGACGCTGGTTACGCCCAGGTCGCCAAGGCGTACATACTCTACAGGCAGAGGCGGTCCGAGATACGGGAGGCGAAGCACTATCTTGGTGTTGCAGACGATCTCAAGCTGAGCGTCAACGCGATCGAGGTTCTGAAGAAGAGGTATCTGAAAAGAGATGAGTTTGGGAATGTCGTCGAGACCCCTGGGGAGATGTTCGAGCGTGTCGCTTCAGCTGTATCTGCAGTGGAGAGGCGCTACGAAGGCGATGCAGATGACGCCAGAAAGAAATTTCTCTCTATGATGAGATCTCTCAGCTTCCTCCCCAACTCCCCGACGCTGATGAACGCCGGCCTCCCCCTCGGCCAGCTCTCAGCATGCTTTGTGGTTCCTGTGGAGGACTCGATCGCTGGTATATTCGACGCTCTGAAGTACATGGCGCTGATACATCAGAGTGGTGGGGGGACTGGATTCAGCTTCTCCAGGCTCCGCCCGAAGGGGGACGTCGTCAGGAGCACTGGCGGCATCGCCAGCGGCCCTGTATCGTTCATGCGCATATTCGACGCCGCTACAGATGTGATAAAGCAGGGTGGTAGGAGAAGGGGCGCGAACATGGGCATTTTGAGAGTGGATCATCCGGATATAACAGAGTTCATCGCATGCAAGGATCGTGGCGGCATGGATAACTTCAACATCTCTGTGGCGATAACGGAGGAGTTCATGCGCCAGTGCGAGCGCGATGGATCTGTGGAGCTGATAAATCCAAGGACAGGAGAGGCGACCGGTGAGATGAGCGCCAGGGATCTAATGGTCATGATGGCGACGTACGCATGGCGCCGTGGTGATCCTGGAGTGGTATTCATCGACAGGATTAACGCGCTGCACCCTGTCCCGGGAATCATAGAGGCGACAAACCCCTGTGGAGAGCAGCCACTCCTCCCGTTCGAGTCATGCAACCTCGGTTCTGTGAACCTGAGCAGAATGGTTGAGAGAGGAGAGATCTCTTGGGACAGACTGGAGGAGACCGTAAGGCTTGCAGTCAGGTTTCTCGACGATGTCATAGATGCGAACAGATTCCCGCTGAAGCAGATAGAGGATGCGACACTGCGCACGAGAAAGATCGGGCTGGGGGTCATGGGGTTCGCCGAGATGTTGATCCAGCTGGGAGTATCGTACGCGTCACAGGATGCCCTCAGGATCGCGGAGGAGCTGATGGCGTTCATCACAAAAACAGCGCGCGAGGAGTCATGCGCCCTGGGGAGGGAGAGGGGGTCCTTCCCGCTCTTCGAGGAGTCCTCCTTGAAGAAATGGGATGCGATGAGGAACGCAACAGTCACCACGATCGCACCCACCGGCACAATAAGCATAATCGCCGGCACCTCCTCAGGCATCGAGCCGCTCTTCGCCGTGTCCTTTGTCCGGCACGTCCTTGAGGGAGCGAGACTGATAGAGAGCTCTCCGCTCTTCGAGAGGATGGCATCCGAGAGGGGCATAATGACGCCGGCGCTGAGGGCAGAGGTCGCGCGCAGGGGCTCGATACAGGAGATCCCGGGGATTCCCGATGATATTAAAGAGCTGTTCCTCACCGCCCTGGATATAAGCCCGGAGCAGCACGTCAGAATCCAGGCAGCGTTCCAGAAGCACACAGACAATGCGGTCTCGAAGACTGTGAACCTCCCGGAGAAAGCATCTGTGAGCGATGTCATAAA
- a CDS encoding 2-amino-3,7-dideoxy-D-threo-hept-6-ulosonate synthase, which produces MYGKMVRLERIVNRATGRSVIVPMDHGVTLGPIKGIRSMKNTVDAVASSGADAAVVHKGAAIFGHRGYGRDLGLIIHLSASTSLGPDPNNKVLVATVEEALKLGADGVSIHVNIGAEDEAQMLSLLGSISRSCQEWGMPLMAMMYPRGRKISNEYAEEFVGHAARVGAELGADIIKTSYTGDPDSFSRVVDGCPVPLVVAGGPKVSSEMDLLRMVRDAVDAGASGVAIGRNIFQHENPSIITRRICAVVHRGYTPEEAMEIRGHEDVR; this is translated from the coding sequence ATGTACGGAAAAATGGTCAGGCTTGAGAGGATCGTGAACCGTGCGACAGGGCGCTCTGTCATAGTGCCGATGGATCATGGTGTTACTCTGGGGCCGATAAAGGGCATAAGATCCATGAAGAATACTGTGGATGCTGTGGCGTCATCTGGAGCAGATGCGGCTGTTGTTCACAAAGGCGCTGCGATATTCGGCCACCGTGGCTACGGGCGTGATCTTGGCCTGATAATTCATCTCTCCGCGTCCACATCGCTCGGGCCGGATCCGAACAACAAGGTGCTTGTGGCCACTGTGGAAGAGGCCCTGAAGCTCGGAGCAGATGGTGTCAGCATTCATGTCAACATCGGTGCAGAGGACGAGGCACAGATGCTCTCCCTCCTCGGATCAATCTCAAGAAGCTGCCAGGAGTGGGGGATGCCGCTGATGGCGATGATGTACCCCCGCGGGAGAAAGATCTCGAATGAGTACGCGGAGGAGTTTGTTGGACATGCAGCCAGGGTCGGCGCGGAGCTCGGGGCGGATATCATCAAAACATCCTACACTGGGGATCCAGACAGCTTCTCCCGAGTTGTGGATGGATGCCCTGTGCCGCTGGTTGTCGCGGGCGGACCGAAGGTCAGCTCAGAGATGGACCTGCTGAGAATGGTCAGGGACGCCGTAGATGCTGGAGCGAGTGGCGTCGCCATAGGCAGGAACATATTCCAGCACGAGAATCCCTCGATCATCACGAGAAGGATATGCGCCGTGGTGCACAGAGGGTACACGCCTGAGGAGGCGATGGAGATCAGAGGCCATGAGGATGTCAGGTAG